From a single Marinobacter sp. ANT_B65 genomic region:
- a CDS encoding TRZ/ATZ family hydrolase, whose amino-acid sequence MTADTITTADIRINARWLIPIEPSGIVLEHQAIIIQGTRIAAVLPVAAADRGFRTRETIDLPHHVVMPGLINMHGHAAMSLFRGMADDLPLMTWLNDHIWPAESRFVSEQFIADGSQLAMAEMLRTGTTTFSDMYFFPEIVAQLAHDTGMRAQICFPLLDFPTVWGSGPDEYLSKGEALIEAWKDDDYIMPAIGPHAPYTVSDGPLIKALALSEKTGARIQIHLHETEFEVADAVEKMGKRPTERLAELGVLGPRTQCVHMTQISDTDITLLAETGAHVIHCPESNLKLASGLCPADKLMKRGINVAVGTDGAASNNDLDLFGEIHTAAMVAKVVANDAAAFSAHEALQGATLNGAKALGRDHELGSLVAGKLADIIAVDLSDPFTQPVYDPASHLVYSNRSRAVTHSWINGAPQVQDGKLTRIDVPDLMLRVEDWARQIRQQQAD is encoded by the coding sequence ATGACGGCAGATACCATCACCACAGCTGATATTCGCATCAACGCACGCTGGCTGATTCCTATTGAACCGTCCGGAATCGTGCTTGAGCATCAGGCCATTATTATTCAGGGCACCCGAATTGCGGCAGTACTGCCCGTAGCAGCAGCGGATCGCGGGTTTCGTACCCGTGAGACGATTGACCTGCCTCACCACGTGGTTATGCCAGGGCTGATCAACATGCACGGACATGCGGCGATGTCGCTTTTCCGGGGTATGGCGGATGACCTGCCCCTGATGACCTGGCTGAATGACCATATATGGCCCGCCGAAAGCCGCTTTGTCAGCGAACAGTTTATTGCCGACGGCTCACAACTGGCCATGGCAGAGATGCTGAGAACCGGCACAACAACCTTCTCGGACATGTATTTTTTCCCGGAAATTGTGGCTCAGTTGGCCCATGATACAGGCATGCGCGCCCAGATCTGTTTTCCTCTGCTGGATTTCCCAACCGTATGGGGCTCCGGCCCTGATGAATATCTGAGTAAAGGCGAAGCCCTGATAGAAGCATGGAAAGATGATGATTACATCATGCCGGCCATTGGCCCACATGCGCCTTACACCGTATCTGATGGCCCCCTGATCAAAGCTCTCGCGCTTTCTGAAAAAACAGGTGCCCGCATTCAGATTCATCTGCATGAAACCGAATTTGAAGTAGCCGATGCCGTAGAAAAAATGGGGAAACGCCCCACAGAACGGCTTGCAGAACTTGGCGTTCTTGGCCCCAGAACCCAATGTGTCCATATGACTCAGATCAGCGACACAGATATTACTCTGCTCGCAGAAACCGGGGCGCATGTTATTCACTGCCCTGAATCCAACCTCAAGCTCGCCAGCGGCCTGTGCCCTGCCGACAAGCTCATGAAGCGAGGAATTAACGTGGCGGTCGGAACTGACGGCGCGGCGAGCAACAACGACCTGGATCTGTTCGGTGAAATCCACACTGCTGCCATGGTTGCAAAAGTGGTCGCCAATGATGCTGCAGCATTTTCTGCCCATGAGGCTCTTCAGGGCGCAACACTGAATGGAGCCAAAGCACTGGGTCGTGACCACGAACTGGGCTCTCTAGTAGCAGGAAAGCTGGCAGACATTATTGCTGTTGATCTCAGCGACCCGTTTACTCAGCCGGTTTACGACCCTGCCTCCCACCTTGTTTACAGCAACCGCAGCCGCGCTGTAACCCATAGCTGGATCAACGGCGCACCTCAGGTACAGGATGGCAAACTGACACGCATAGATGTTCCAGACCTGATGCTCCGCGTTGAGGATTGGGCAAGGCAAATCCGCCAACAGCAGGCTGACTAA
- the ubiG gene encoding bifunctional 2-polyprenyl-6-hydroxyphenol methylase/3-demethylubiquinol 3-O-methyltransferase UbiG, whose protein sequence is MTNQNVDRNEIAKFEALANRWWDPTSEFKPLHDINPLRLNYIDERVSLAGKRVADIGCGGGLLSEGMALRGAHVTGIDMGESPLAVARLHGLESGIKVDYQQITVEELARDPEHAGQYDAVTCLEMLEHVPDPASVVKACSALLKPGGHLFVSTINRNPKSFLFAIVGAEYVLNMLPKGTHEWKKFIRPSEMSDYLRHAGLDVRELTGMTYNPITRSYKLGRDVDVNYLMHARDIRES, encoded by the coding sequence ATGACAAACCAGAACGTTGACCGGAACGAAATTGCCAAATTCGAAGCATTGGCCAATCGCTGGTGGGATCCCACCAGCGAGTTCAAGCCACTGCACGATATTAACCCCTTACGCCTGAACTATATCGACGAACGCGTATCCCTGGCTGGTAAACGGGTGGCTGACATAGGATGTGGCGGAGGCCTGCTGTCAGAAGGCATGGCACTGCGTGGAGCTCACGTAACCGGTATAGATATGGGCGAATCGCCCCTGGCCGTTGCACGTCTGCATGGTCTGGAAAGCGGGATCAAGGTGGACTATCAGCAAATTACTGTTGAAGAGCTGGCTCGCGACCCCGAACATGCAGGCCAGTACGACGCCGTTACGTGCCTGGAAATGCTGGAGCACGTGCCCGACCCGGCCTCAGTTGTCAAAGCCTGCTCGGCTCTCCTCAAGCCTGGCGGACACCTGTTTGTGTCGACTATTAACCGCAATCCGAAATCTTTCCTGTTTGCCATTGTCGGAGCCGAATATGTCCTGAACATGCTCCCCAAAGGCACTCATGAATGGAAAAAGTTTATTCGACCCTCGGAAATGTCCGATTACCTTCGCCACGCCGGGCTGGATGTGCGCGAACTGACCGGCATGACTTATAACCCCATTACCCGCTCTTACAAGCTGGGCCGGGATGTTGATGTAAATTATCTGATGCACGCCCGGGATATACGTGAAAGCTGA
- a CDS encoding HAD-IA family hydrolase, whose product MKAEKPSTVLFDLDGTLIDTAPDFIRCLNELRQQHGLMALSADLIRRSVSNGARAMVRVGFGLEPEHPDYLNKHTAFLDLYEAGVAVETRLFEGMDELLRSLEGKSIPWGIVTNKPVRFAAPLVKALGLEERCASLVCPDHVTLRKPAPEALFLACKQIGADPAKAVYVGDHERDIEAGRNAHMKTIAVRYGYIEEPEAVDLWQADIVADTVSDLAKLLQ is encoded by the coding sequence GTGAAAGCTGAAAAGCCCTCAACCGTTCTTTTCGATCTGGATGGCACTCTGATCGACACCGCACCGGACTTCATCCGCTGCCTTAACGAATTGCGCCAGCAACACGGCCTTATGGCGCTGTCTGCAGACCTTATACGCAGATCCGTTTCCAATGGCGCACGGGCCATGGTACGGGTAGGCTTCGGGCTGGAACCGGAGCATCCGGATTATCTCAACAAACATACAGCGTTTCTTGATCTGTATGAGGCTGGTGTCGCGGTCGAAACCCGCCTGTTCGAAGGCATGGACGAGCTGCTCCGGTCACTGGAGGGCAAAAGCATTCCCTGGGGTATCGTGACCAACAAACCTGTACGTTTTGCGGCTCCGCTGGTAAAGGCACTCGGCCTGGAAGAGCGCTGCGCTTCGCTGGTCTGCCCAGACCATGTCACCTTACGAAAACCCGCTCCGGAAGCTCTTTTTCTTGCCTGTAAACAGATAGGTGCAGACCCGGCCAAAGCAGTGTATGTGGGCGACCATGAACGGGATATAGAGGCCGGACGCAATGCCCATATGAAAACAATCGCTGTACGCTATGGCTATATCGAAGAGCCTGAAGCTGTTGACCTATGGCAAGCCGACATTGTCGCCGACACAGTCAGCGATCTCGCAAAGCTGTTACAATGA
- a CDS encoding YciK family oxidoreductase: MQDYQAPADLLKDRIILVTGAGSGIGRTAAKTYAAHGATLILVGRTVSKLESVYDEIEAAGHPKPAIVPMNFESASAKDYEELAMTLEDNFGKLDGLLHNAGILGDRSPVEMYNPETWNKVMQVNATAPFLLSRAMIPLLRKSDAASVIFTSSGVGRKAKAYWGAYAVSKFAVEGLSQLLADELDDERHNVRVNSLNPGATRTNMRAHAYPAENPQQNPAPEELMPVYLYLMGKDSAGVNGQQVDAQPK; encoded by the coding sequence ATGCAAGATTACCAGGCACCCGCTGATCTTCTGAAAGATCGCATCATACTGGTGACCGGTGCGGGCAGCGGAATTGGCCGCACAGCCGCAAAAACCTATGCTGCGCACGGAGCCACATTGATTCTTGTGGGCCGGACAGTGAGCAAACTGGAGTCTGTCTACGACGAAATTGAAGCGGCTGGGCACCCGAAGCCGGCCATAGTTCCAATGAACTTTGAAAGTGCTAGCGCGAAAGACTACGAAGAACTGGCCATGACCCTGGAAGACAACTTCGGAAAGCTTGATGGTCTGTTGCATAACGCCGGTATTCTCGGCGACCGCAGCCCGGTGGAAATGTACAACCCGGAAACCTGGAACAAGGTCATGCAAGTGAACGCAACGGCTCCATTCCTGCTAAGCCGGGCGATGATTCCCCTGCTGCGGAAATCAGATGCAGCTTCAGTCATTTTCACATCCTCCGGAGTTGGCCGTAAAGCAAAGGCCTATTGGGGAGCCTATGCAGTATCCAAGTTTGCGGTTGAGGGTCTGAGCCAGCTCCTGGCCGATGAGCTGGATGACGAGCGCCACAATGTGCGGGTTAACAGCCTGAATCCGGGTGCCACCAGAACCAATATGCGGGCCCATGCCTACCCGGCTGAAAACCCACAGCAAAATCCGGCACCGGAAGAACTTATGCCGGTCTACCTGTATCTGATGGGTAAAGACAGCGCCGGCGTAAACGGACAACAAGTGGACGCTCAGCCGAAATAA
- a CDS encoding glutaredoxin family protein, producing MELFFYTTSQCHLCELAEALLVNTPMPAPVPVDVVDIAQSEELVQRYGTRIPVLRRSDTGQELDWPFDRDQLLTFLQ from the coding sequence ATGGAACTGTTTTTTTACACCACATCCCAATGCCACCTGTGTGAACTGGCAGAAGCTCTGCTGGTAAACACGCCTATGCCGGCGCCTGTACCAGTGGATGTTGTGGATATCGCGCAATCAGAAGAACTGGTACAACGCTACGGCACGCGGATTCCCGTACTCCGGCGGAGCGATACCGGACAAGAACTCGACTGGCCGTTTGACCGGGATCAGTTACTTACGTTTCTGCAATGA
- the yaaA gene encoding peroxide stress protein YaaA yields the protein MLMVISPAKTLDYESPLATETFTQPDFLDDACELIDQLKELEPHQVSNLMSISDKLGQLNAGRFQDWHTPFSPENARQAILAFKGDVYTGLDAESFSEQDFSFAQKHLRMLSGLYGILKPLDLMQPYRLEMGTKFENKRGKDLYAFWGDSLTQEINRLLKNDDEVLVNLASNEYFKSVRKKDLEGRLITPQFKDWKNGQYKMISFYAKKARGLMCRFAILNRITDANDLKGFNLDGYYFSEDQSDKNNWVFLRDEQ from the coding sequence ATGCTGATGGTTATCTCTCCCGCTAAAACCCTCGACTACGAGAGTCCGCTGGCAACGGAAACCTTCACCCAGCCCGACTTTCTGGATGACGCCTGCGAGCTGATTGATCAGTTAAAAGAACTGGAGCCTCATCAGGTCAGCAACCTGATGAGCATCAGCGACAAACTGGGCCAGCTGAACGCCGGGAGATTCCAGGACTGGCACACACCCTTTTCCCCTGAAAACGCCCGCCAGGCAATACTGGCGTTCAAAGGAGATGTATACACCGGGCTGGATGCGGAAAGCTTCAGCGAGCAGGACTTCAGTTTTGCCCAAAAGCACCTGCGCATGTTGTCCGGGCTTTACGGCATTCTCAAACCACTCGACCTGATGCAGCCTTATCGGCTGGAAATGGGAACAAAGTTTGAGAACAAACGTGGCAAAGACCTGTACGCGTTCTGGGGCGATAGCCTTACCCAGGAAATAAACCGCCTGCTGAAGAACGACGACGAAGTACTGGTAAACCTGGCTTCAAACGAATATTTCAAAAGTGTCAGGAAAAAGGATCTTGAAGGGAGGTTGATTACCCCCCAATTCAAGGACTGGAAGAACGGTCAATACAAAATGATCAGTTTCTACGCCAAGAAAGCCCGCGGTCTTATGTGCCGTTTCGCCATCCTGAACCGTATTACCGACGCAAACGACCTCAAAGGTTTTAACCTTGATGGTTATTATTTCAGCGAAGACCAATCCGATAAAAACAACTGGGTTTTCCTGCGGGATGAACAGTAA
- a CDS encoding DUF2788 domain-containing protein — protein MNEAVFSQIAMLVFLTGLIVWMGFIVWDLAKKSQAGKFGTIALFTVLGAGVVGFIIKTILVEIMQL, from the coding sequence ATGAATGAAGCAGTATTTTCTCAGATCGCCATGCTGGTGTTTCTGACAGGCCTTATTGTCTGGATGGGATTTATCGTCTGGGATCTGGCAAAAAAATCGCAGGCTGGAAAGTTTGGCACCATCGCCCTGTTTACTGTGCTGGGAGCCGGCGTGGTGGGCTTTATCATTAAGACAATTCTCGTAGAGATCATGCAATTATGA
- the rdgC gene encoding recombination-associated protein RdgC, producing the protein MWFRNARVFRFTKPFDISAEELEEKLSSDAFKPCGPQETNRQGWVPPLGKHGEMLVHSANGYHLIALRKEEKILPGPVVKDAVEEKAEAIELEQGRKVRRKEKDEIKEQVMLEMLPQAFSRNRRSFAYLAPKDGVLVVDAGSAKQAEDLASTLRKSLGSLPVRPPVVELAPAFTLTGWLNETVDLPATIVLGNECELKDPSEDGGVVRCKGLDLKADEIRNHLEAGMQVTKLALTWDENVSFILDEELGIRRLKFGETLQDQLDDVDVDDAVAKFDAAFTLMTLELSKLIPGLLEALGGEDRSAIVEE; encoded by the coding sequence ATGTGGTTTCGCAATGCCCGCGTTTTCCGTTTTACCAAACCGTTTGATATCTCTGCTGAAGAGCTCGAAGAAAAGCTCAGCAGCGACGCTTTCAAGCCCTGCGGCCCACAGGAAACCAATCGCCAGGGCTGGGTTCCGCCTCTGGGCAAACACGGTGAGATGCTTGTTCACAGTGCCAATGGATATCACCTGATTGCCTTGCGCAAGGAAGAAAAAATTCTGCCTGGGCCAGTCGTGAAAGATGCCGTTGAAGAGAAAGCTGAAGCCATTGAACTTGAACAGGGCCGCAAGGTTCGTCGTAAGGAAAAAGACGAAATCAAAGAACAGGTGATGCTGGAAATGCTACCCCAGGCATTCTCCCGGAACCGCCGCAGCTTTGCTTATCTGGCTCCGAAGGACGGTGTCCTGGTTGTCGATGCAGGCTCTGCCAAACAGGCGGAGGACCTGGCTTCAACCCTGCGCAAAAGTCTGGGTTCCCTGCCTGTGCGGCCGCCCGTTGTAGAACTGGCGCCTGCCTTCACATTAACGGGCTGGCTGAATGAAACCGTCGACCTGCCAGCTACGATAGTGCTGGGTAATGAATGTGAACTGAAAGACCCTTCGGAAGACGGCGGCGTAGTTCGCTGCAAAGGCCTGGACCTGAAAGCAGACGAAATCCGCAATCATCTGGAAGCGGGCATGCAAGTCACCAAACTGGCCCTGACATGGGACGAGAACGTGTCTTTCATTCTCGACGAGGAGCTGGGCATCCGCAGGCTGAAATTTGGAGAAACTCTTCAGGACCAGCTCGACGACGTTGATGTTGATGATGCTGTCGCAAAATTTGATGCAGCCTTCACCCTCATGACCCTTGAACTGTCGAAACTGATTCCGGGATTACTCGAAGCCCTGGGCGGCGAAGACCGTTCAGCAATCGTTGAAGAGTAA
- a CDS encoding GNAT family N-acetyltransferase encodes MSTRYLESLFNPASIAVIGASERADNLGGMVLRNLMSGGYPGKLLVVNQNDYDNVHGVPCVKKVSKMEFSPDLAIVCTPPDTVAKTIRRLGEAGARTAIVMTGGMSRTHSKTGKPLMYAVREAAKETGIRVLGPNTIGFMVPARSLNATYAHMGVLPGRVAFVGQSGTIASSVIDWAFARGVGFSYFLTLGDGMDIDHDDLIDYLAQDTQTRAILLHIEHIPNARRFMSAVRVASRTKPVIAVKSGRVPESEWLPYELPDGIVRSDPIYDAMLQRAGVLRVDGLGQMFDALETLTRMRPLRRESLAIMANGVGPGVLAVDRLADLGGELASLSESSITALAELLPQYWTRKNPIDLNYDASPELYGKAIKILAKDPEVANLLVMYAPSLTEDSLQIADAVVQAAKGTRLNIFTCWLGQSTVMDAREEFYRAGVPSFFNPEKAVVAFMQHVRHQRVQRLLTETPESFTDHFADHTKTRRMVMNALHSGRKHLSSREARDVIRDYGISAIETVYCDDVEEVVEAFSIERRPVDVTIVHEQSCQPFMTLTAAQRRYKGTMQKLSSETEIIDACRFLMEEYQKHFPVSGFLGFAMQLSYQHVGGIEFSVGITRDVQFGPLVVCGASGAHINVISDRQIALPPLNMVLARELLRRTYMYKLLREHSLKPESDIRAVSETLVTLSQIVIDNPEIRGLEISPLLFNDQGAVAVNVAINLSETPGRPIIQPYPRELEEWIVLPKSGRRVIIRPALAEDEPSHRAFHELQSPESIRYRFFQYRKHFSREDVAQMVQIDYDREMVFIANAPREDGKGEETLGTVRTWTDADNLQCEFAVMVHDKMKGEGLGVALMQKMIDYCRARGTVEMVGNVLADNRPMLQLAEHLGFEVKYNPEEEVMDLRLVLNEPKTAWQKERLSKRTH; translated from the coding sequence TTGAGCACCCGGTATCTGGAAAGTCTGTTCAATCCTGCGTCAATTGCAGTGATAGGGGCATCGGAGCGAGCAGACAACCTTGGGGGTATGGTGTTGCGGAATCTGATGAGCGGCGGCTATCCCGGTAAACTTCTGGTAGTTAACCAGAACGACTATGACAATGTTCACGGCGTACCCTGTGTAAAAAAAGTGTCCAAAATGGAGTTTTCGCCGGACCTCGCCATTGTCTGTACGCCACCGGATACAGTTGCCAAGACCATCAGGCGCCTGGGCGAGGCCGGGGCACGTACAGCGATCGTGATGACCGGCGGGATGTCCCGTACTCACAGTAAAACCGGAAAGCCGTTGATGTATGCGGTTCGGGAGGCGGCAAAGGAGACCGGGATAAGGGTTCTGGGGCCGAACACCATTGGCTTTATGGTGCCAGCCAGAAGCCTGAACGCCACTTATGCTCATATGGGTGTTCTTCCTGGCCGCGTAGCGTTTGTGGGTCAGTCGGGTACTATCGCCAGTTCGGTGATTGACTGGGCCTTTGCCCGTGGTGTTGGTTTTTCCTATTTCCTCACCCTCGGTGATGGCATGGATATCGATCACGATGATTTGATTGATTATCTGGCTCAGGACACGCAGACCCGCGCAATTCTCCTGCACATTGAGCATATTCCAAACGCCCGGCGTTTTATGTCGGCCGTGCGGGTTGCCTCCAGAACAAAGCCTGTGATTGCCGTTAAATCCGGGCGTGTGCCGGAATCCGAGTGGCTACCCTATGAGCTACCTGATGGAATAGTGCGCAGCGATCCCATATACGATGCCATGCTACAGCGCGCTGGTGTGCTGCGGGTTGATGGGCTTGGGCAGATGTTTGACGCCCTGGAGACCCTGACCCGCATGCGGCCTTTGCGCAGGGAATCTCTGGCCATTATGGCGAACGGCGTTGGTCCCGGGGTTTTGGCCGTTGACCGACTGGCAGATCTGGGTGGAGAACTGGCTTCGTTGTCCGAATCCAGCATTACTGCGCTTGCGGAGCTGTTACCGCAATACTGGACGCGGAAGAACCCAATCGATCTTAACTACGATGCATCGCCTGAGCTTTACGGGAAGGCAATCAAAATTCTGGCAAAAGATCCTGAAGTTGCCAACCTGCTCGTGATGTACGCTCCCAGTCTGACGGAAGACAGTCTGCAGATTGCCGACGCGGTTGTGCAGGCTGCAAAGGGCACGCGGCTCAATATTTTCACCTGCTGGCTAGGGCAGAGTACTGTGATGGATGCACGCGAGGAGTTTTATCGCGCAGGGGTGCCGTCGTTTTTCAATCCGGAGAAGGCGGTCGTTGCCTTTATGCAACATGTGCGGCATCAGCGAGTCCAGCGCCTGCTGACGGAAACTCCCGAATCGTTTACCGACCATTTTGCAGACCATACGAAAACCCGGCGTATGGTTATGAATGCGCTTCATTCTGGCCGAAAACATTTGTCGAGCCGGGAAGCCCGGGATGTGATTCGCGATTACGGCATCAGCGCTATAGAAACCGTTTATTGTGATGATGTAGAAGAAGTTGTGGAGGCTTTCTCCATCGAGCGCCGACCGGTAGATGTCACGATTGTTCATGAGCAGTCCTGTCAGCCGTTTATGACTTTGACAGCCGCCCAGCGCCGCTACAAGGGGACCATGCAGAAGCTGAGCAGCGAGACTGAAATTATCGATGCCTGCCGTTTCCTGATGGAGGAATATCAGAAGCATTTTCCTGTTAGCGGGTTCCTGGGTTTTGCCATGCAGCTCTCTTATCAACACGTTGGCGGCATTGAATTCAGCGTAGGGATTACCCGGGATGTCCAGTTTGGGCCTCTGGTGGTCTGTGGTGCCTCCGGTGCTCATATCAACGTAATCTCCGATCGCCAGATTGCGCTACCGCCGTTGAACATGGTCCTTGCGCGGGAGTTGTTGCGTCGTACTTATATGTACAAGCTGCTCAGGGAGCACAGCCTGAAGCCGGAATCCGACATCCGGGCGGTTTCGGAAACGCTGGTTACACTTTCCCAGATCGTGATCGACAACCCTGAGATCCGGGGGCTGGAGATTTCGCCGCTGTTGTTCAATGACCAGGGGGCGGTAGCGGTTAACGTGGCTATCAACCTTTCTGAAACACCAGGCCGGCCGATTATTCAGCCATACCCAAGGGAACTCGAGGAGTGGATTGTGCTGCCCAAGTCGGGTCGCCGGGTAATTATTCGCCCGGCTCTTGCCGAGGACGAGCCCTCGCATCGGGCATTTCATGAACTGCAGTCGCCGGAATCCATTCGTTACCGGTTCTTCCAGTATCGCAAGCATTTCTCCCGGGAAGACGTTGCGCAGATGGTGCAAATCGACTACGACCGGGAAATGGTATTTATCGCCAACGCTCCCAGAGAGGATGGCAAAGGGGAAGAAACCCTGGGGACCGTGAGAACCTGGACAGACGCGGATAACCTGCAGTGCGAGTTCGCGGTCATGGTGCACGATAAGATGAAAGGTGAAGGTCTTGGCGTGGCGTTGATGCAGAAAATGATCGACTACTGCCGCGCCCGTGGCACGGTCGAAATGGTCGGCAATGTACTGGCCGACAATCGCCCGATGCTGCAGCTTGCTGAGCACCTGGGTTTCGAGGTGAAGTATAACCCTGAGGAAGAAGTGATGGATTTGCGGCTGGTGCTGAATGAGCCGAAAACTGCCTGGCAGAAGGAGAGGCTGAGCAAGAGAACCCACTGA
- a CDS encoding histone deacetylase family protein: protein MTTAFFSHDDCKKHDMGPEHPESPDRLAAIISYIADTGVAEKLDWVRPEEITRDQLLNVHPERYLQQLDMMQPTRGRVFTDPDTAMMPDTLRAAKLAAGANVQAVDMVMSSQVTNAFICARPPGHHAERSKSMGFCFYNNIALAAMRALNFHHLERVAIVDFDVHQGNGTVDIVSGDERILMCSSFQHPFYPHSHVHRQADNIVNIPIEADCSAETYRKQVEDGWIKRLNAFKPQVVLISAGFDAHRLDPMGELNLEVEDFRWLTEMLVGIANEHSNDRIISTLEGGYHLKALAESVNAHLEVLSSVY from the coding sequence ATGACCACCGCATTTTTTTCCCATGATGACTGCAAGAAACATGACATGGGCCCAGAGCATCCCGAGAGCCCTGACCGCCTGGCAGCCATCATCAGTTACATTGCAGACACCGGGGTTGCTGAAAAGCTCGACTGGGTACGCCCGGAAGAAATCACCCGGGACCAGCTTTTAAACGTGCACCCGGAACGTTACCTGCAACAGCTCGACATGATGCAGCCAACTCGTGGCCGGGTGTTTACTGATCCGGACACCGCCATGATGCCGGACACACTCCGTGCTGCAAAACTGGCTGCCGGTGCCAATGTTCAGGCCGTGGATATGGTCATGAGCAGCCAGGTTACCAATGCATTTATCTGCGCACGACCTCCCGGCCACCACGCTGAGCGCAGCAAATCCATGGGCTTTTGTTTTTACAACAACATTGCTCTTGCAGCCATGCGGGCACTCAATTTCCATCATCTTGAGCGTGTAGCCATCGTTGACTTTGATGTGCATCAAGGAAATGGCACCGTGGACATTGTGAGCGGAGATGAACGCATACTGATGTGCTCGAGCTTCCAGCACCCGTTCTACCCGCACTCGCACGTGCACCGGCAAGCCGACAACATAGTGAACATTCCCATTGAAGCGGACTGTTCGGCTGAAACCTACCGTAAACAGGTAGAAGACGGCTGGATCAAACGCCTGAACGCATTTAAACCTCAGGTTGTTCTTATCTCTGCCGGATTTGACGCTCACCGCCTGGACCCGATGGGAGAACTCAATCTGGAGGTCGAGGATTTCCGATGGCTCACAGAAATGCTGGTGGGCATTGCGAACGAACACAGTAACGACCGGATTATTTCGACGCTGGAAGGGGGTTACCACCTGAAAGCTCTGGCAGAGAGCGTGAACGCTCACCTGGAAGTATTGAGCTCGGTTTACTGA
- a CDS encoding flagellar protein MotY, with protein MVSDLPKKTLNMLAILALGVFLPGSGLAGSYGAGISNSQWYLSESVFECSLVHEVPGYGRAVFSHRAGESLSFFLESESRLMRPGRGSLVVEAPAWRPGTAPKSVGVVHVSEGHRPVSLESRQAVILAQSLLDGMRPTVTRASWYDGSPVRVQVSNINFNGQYQRYRSCAANLLPVNIDQIGRSKIVFASGSKTLSEADMGLLDDIVAYLAADITVERVFVDGHSDRIGNRIDNRALSEERANVVAEYLKGRGVDPDMITVRAHGDQYPVSGRAADNRRTTIRLQREGERPGLQQANGYGGASAG; from the coding sequence ATGGTGTCTGACCTTCCCAAAAAAACGCTGAATATGCTGGCCATACTCGCTCTTGGCGTCTTTTTGCCCGGATCAGGCCTGGCCGGAAGTTACGGTGCCGGAATCTCAAACAGCCAGTGGTATCTTTCTGAATCTGTTTTCGAATGTTCTTTGGTGCATGAGGTTCCAGGCTATGGCCGGGCCGTTTTTAGCCACAGGGCGGGAGAGAGCCTTTCATTTTTCCTTGAATCCGAATCCCGGCTTATGCGCCCTGGGCGTGGTTCGTTAGTTGTTGAAGCGCCTGCGTGGCGACCGGGCACAGCGCCAAAATCTGTAGGTGTAGTGCACGTATCTGAGGGGCACCGTCCGGTATCCCTTGAATCCCGCCAGGCGGTGATTCTTGCGCAAAGCCTTCTCGACGGAATGCGCCCAACCGTTACCCGTGCCTCCTGGTACGATGGAAGCCCGGTCCGTGTGCAGGTTTCCAATATTAATTTCAATGGCCAGTATCAGCGCTACAGGTCTTGTGCTGCGAATCTTCTACCGGTAAATATCGATCAGATAGGGCGTTCAAAAATAGTGTTTGCCAGTGGGAGCAAGACGTTATCTGAAGCCGATATGGGCCTGTTGGACGACATTGTCGCCTATCTGGCGGCCGATATTACGGTAGAGCGCGTATTTGTAGATGGGCATAGTGATCGTATCGGAAACCGTATTGATAACCGGGCATTGTCTGAGGAGCGTGCCAATGTTGTGGCTGAGTATCTGAAGGGGCGCGGAGTGGACCCGGACATGATTACAGTGAGAGCTCACGGAGACCAGTACCCGGTGTCCGGGCGAGCTGCTGATAACCGTCGCACAACGATTCGCCTTCAGCGCGAGGGCGAGCGGCCTGGGCTACAGCAAGCCAATGGATATGGCGGTGCTTCCGCCGGATAA